In Nicotiana tabacum cultivar K326 chromosome 2, ASM71507v2, whole genome shotgun sequence, the following proteins share a genomic window:
- the LOC107829772 gene encoding LOW QUALITY PROTEIN: tyrosine--tRNA ligase 1, cytoplasmic-like (The sequence of the model RefSeq protein was modified relative to this genomic sequence to represent the inferred CDS: deleted 1 base in 1 codon) produces MSVEERFKIIRSIGEECIQEDELMNLLAKKPQPVCYDGFEPSGRMHIAQGVLKALNVNKLTSAGCKVKIWIADWFAQLNNKMGGDLKKIEVVGQYLIELWKGVGMNLEGGQVEFLWSSKEINSKAHEYWPLVMDIARRNKLPRILRCCQIMGRSEQDELTAAQIFYPCMQCADIFFLKADICQLGMDQRKVNVLAREYCEDTKRKNKPIILSHHMLPGLQEGQEKMSKSDPASSIYMEDEEADVNLKIKKAFCPPKVVEKNPCPEYIKYIVIPWFNEFKIERSAENGGDKTFKNFEELAADYENGNLHPADLKPALSKAINKILQPVRDHFKNDQKAKDLMKRVKSFKVTS; encoded by the exons ATGAGTGTGGAGGAGAGGTTCAAGATTATTAGGAGTATTGGGGAGGAATGCATACAGGAGGATGAGTTGATGAATCTGTTAGCAAAGAAGCCGCAGCCCGTCTGCTATGATGGTTTTGAGCCTTCTGGTCGAATGCACATAGCTCAG GGAGTTTTGAAGGCACTCAATGTCAACAAACTGACTTCTGCCGGCTGCAAGGTGAAGATCTGGATTGCAGATTGGTTTGCACAGCTAAATAACAAGATGGGTGGTGATTTGAAGAAAATTGAAGTTGTTGGCCAATATTTGATTGAGTTATGGAAGGGTGTGGGAATGAATCTCGAAGGGGGTCAAGTGGAATTTCTGTGGTCTTCGAAAGAGATTAACTCTAAAGCTCATGAATACTGGCCTCTTGTTATGGACATAGCTCGAAGGAACAAGCTTCCACGGATTTTAAG GTGTTGCCAAATTATGGGTCGGTCTGAGCAAGATGAGCTGACCGCCGCCCAGATTTTTTACCCATGCATGCAATGCGCTGACATATTCTTCCTTAAG GCTGATATCTGTCAACTAGGCATGGACCAGCGAAAGGTTAACGTACTTGCAAGAGAGTACTGTGAA GATACCAAGAGGAAAAACAAGCCTATCATATTGTCTCATC ACATGCTCCCTGGTTTGCAGGAAGGTCAAGAGAAGATGTCAAAGAGTGACCCCGCTTCTTCTATCTACATGGAGGATGAAGAG GCAGATGTAAATCTCAAGATAAAGAAGGCTTTTTGTCCACCGAAGGTTGTAGAAAAGAATCCATGTCCGGAGTACATCAAGTATATTGTCATCCCTTGGTTTAATGAATTCAAAATTGAGCGAAGTGCTGAGAATGGTGGCGACAA GACCTTTAAGAATTTTGAAGAACTGGCTGCTGACTATGAAAATGGGAACTTGCATCCTGCGGACTTGAAACCTGCACTATCAAAAGCAATCAACAAGATATTACAG CCGGTGCGTGATCATTTTAAGAATGATCAGAAAGCCAAAGACCTTATGAAAAGGGTGAAG AGTTTCAAGGTAACGAGCTGA
- the LOC107829773 gene encoding interactor of constitutive active ROPs 4: MPRSRGSEMPQRQSPRVPLQLRTSSSDSDPLHHRSVTDRSPKLSDRRSPRGTQSDPLNQRKLGTRIADLESQLGQAQDELKSLKGQLASAEAAKKAAQEQLEKKTKKPTVAEPEQIQETNNNNPTHEIPDDDQKETDVFEVPIEKETVEPPPNVEISHPSVEEDLKSANLSPAEPPAIAKPVAEPEKPSVEEMNLKDEEICSLKSKLEEKEKELQVFIQDNENLKKELNEKMLEISSITAKEEETSLKLNQVAQELETSKNNAVNIEEKLEATEKAKEALENEMKKLRVQTEQWRKAADAAAAVLAGGVEMNGRRLSERCGSMDKHYGNVFEPAVGGYGSYMGSPGLVDDSDDVFGHGKRKGSGIKKFGDLWRKKGQK, translated from the exons ATGCCACGATCAAG GGGATCAGAAATGCCTCAAAGGCAATCTCCTCGAGTCCCTTTGCAACTCAGAACATCAAGCTCTGATTCTGATCCTCTACACCATCGATCAGTGACTGACCGGAGTCCTAAATTGAGTGATCGTCGTTCGCCACGAGGCACTCAATCTGATCCACTGAATCAAAGAAAGCTCGGAACAAGAATtgcagatttggaatcccaaCTTGGGCAAGCACAAGATGAGCTCAAATCTCTTAAGGGGCAGTTAGCTTCAGCTGAGGCTGCAAAGAAAGCAGCTCAAGAACAGCTTGAGAAGAAAACCAAGAAACCAACTGTTGCTGAGCCTGAGCAAATCCAagaaaccaacaacaacaacccaactCATGAAATTCCAGATGATGACCAGAAAGAAACCGATGTTTTTGAAGTTCCAATTGAGAAGGAAACAGTGGAGCCTCCTCCAAATGTTGAAATAAGCCACCCCTCTGTTGAAGAGGACCTGAAAAGTGCAAATCTATCGCCTGCTGAACCACCAGCCATTGCTAAACCGGTTGCTGAACCGGAGAAACCATCAGTTGAAGAGATGAATTTGAAGGATGAAGAAATATGCTCATTAAAATCCAAGTTGGAGGAGAAAGAAAAAGAGCTTCAGGTTTTTATCCAAGATAATGAGAACCTGAAGAAGGAGCTGAATGAAAAAATGCTAGAGATATCTTCCATTACGGCCAAGGAAGAGGAAACGAGCCTCAAGCTAAACCAAGTAGCACAAGAGCTggaaacaagcaagaataatgcAGTTAATATAGAGGAGAAACTTGAGGCTACTGAAAAGGCAAAGGAGGCATTAGAAAATGAGATGAAGAAACTGAGAGTCCAAACAGAACAATGGAGGAAAGCTGCAGATGCTGCAGCAGCAGTATTAGCGGGAGGCGTGGAGATGAACGGGAGAAGACTATCTGAGAGGTGTGGATCAATGGATAAGCATTACGGTAATGTATTTGAACCAGCAGTTGGAGGATACGGCAGTTACATGGGTTCGCCGGGGTTGGTTGATGATTCTGATGATGTTTTTGGACATGGGAAGCGAAAAGGTTCTGGTATTAAGAAGTTTGGTGACCTCTGGAGGAAAAAGGGCCAGAAATGA